Proteins from one Anastrepha obliqua isolate idAnaObli1 chromosome 2, idAnaObli1_1.0, whole genome shotgun sequence genomic window:
- the LOC129237834 gene encoding chromatin assembly factor 1 subunit A-B, with the protein MQKSAVKTPTTNKGEGSAAKKLSGKKLVQARLPFKIISSSLTPAAGVSVLSKGTTTPAQDGRKRRLSFEAEDKIETEKDESDALRGRSTSKENLSAKKKKTTDKDDDIILLDDDDILEEDDDKKEESKKDDLNIIKQKLNKNMAVASPNTTKSKASIGHSGVNSPNTPKTRGAKAKEIGTPENSNAKTGTPGSAKNKSSSKAGGSATKVQIKLPLGSAKSNKRKKTKVEVECVDAELVISSDENDANPKKRQKLESTSEKRAEQVEKVINLTAGLSDADTEENANGLVLEIGGNETDVADSELDSRSSSININSKGTPSKRGTHTQVNNDIANKNEESNSVKSQTTPQHSKELRKRGGDKQNQRSDDSPAKSNKNVISSSKTKVEPAKAEGGQCRNIKTLPTEETKPKEGVNQKSMDTPIIIKDSLGSESSSSSSNESKPHGEKSGPKMIVTPKISREDANTTSKKNLTPKQIKLMEQRRKAREEKESRLQEEKMQKQREKEAKELAKKREREERDEQRRKEREEKDEQKRKEREEKERKRLAELEVKNEEKRKRNEAKEEELRKKEEERKRKEGADLKAKKEAEAFQKFFKAKRTLNADGDASQLQAHQDEGYDPETLAFRPFEVKGDMKLAPLCRKQLSPECRQQLDTCVGARTDSMPQSQDLYLVELRNGKITPGKWRRISVDTKASEDDIQIIDDDLDRAGLAIVEETHAPIEHFRAKFYKFHENRRPPYYGTWRKRTSVIKSRRPFAQDTKWFDYEVDSDLEWEEEEPGESLDGSDDEKEKESEDDDYEVDNEWFVPHGHLSEEELQNEDEILDANTREAQKAKLQVLQQEFAQEMKKKTEKIKPRLIGCIWADENGNQPALCPKIIWDTLNSRAMLCEVPPLLEDPEVPEKSEIGSPTSNRNEKTVEKVKPIKITEIMLKDLVRLVHGNHHSKNFLIKEFIAYLEANEESIKNGEVRGPVKSLVREKIDDFAEWTITESDNLLQNSKKKNKKRLCWIVSADVLKKMDLENLGLRNTWKYTLQPRSANEETTKVEVEVETQKETVTEATKTVANDEEKESKLEGKPKAKTAKNKQAGHHHKGRKDKSNFELTKFAKLLPAKKSPKITSASETKKQDLKAASGESKPVAKSATLMPTEPAAKVKKRVPLLMSVARGQHISQPVKNALISEFLQKSSAENGASSSKKADVPPTTISKEVSEVVEVD; encoded by the exons ATGCAAAAGTCAGCGGTGAAAACGCCTACTACCAATAAAGGGGAAGGCAGTGCTGCAAAGAAGTTGAGCGGAAAAAAACTTGTGCAGGCGCGGCTGccatttaaaataatatcatcAAGCCTCACCCCGGCTGCTGGAGTGTCTGTGCTCTCCAAGGGTACAACAACGCCTGCACAAGATGGGCGGAAACGCAGGTTGTCGTTTGAAGCTGAagataaaatagaaacagaaaaaGATGAGTCTGATGCGTTGCGTGGACGTTCGACTAGCAAAGAAAACTTGAgcgcaaagaaaaagaaaacaacagaTAAAGATGATGATATTATATTGTTGGATGATGATGATATCTTGGAAGAGGATGACGACAAGAAGGAAGAGTCGAAGAAGGATGATCtgaatattataaaacaaaagctgAACAAAAATATGGCAGTAGCATCTCCAAATACAACCAAATCAAAAGCATCAATTGGACATAGCGGAGTGAACTCACCAAACACACCAAAAACAAGAGGAGCCAAAGCGAAGGAGATCGGTACACCCGAAAATTCTAATGCGAAAACTGGTACACCCGGAAGTGCGAAAAATAAATCCAGCAGTAAAGCAGGTGGAAGTGCAAcaaaagtgcaaataaaattgcCACTTGGCAGTGCTAAGAGTAATAAACGGAAAAAAACTAAGGTAGAAGTAGAGTGCGTTGACGCCGAACTCGTTATTTCCAGCGATGAAAATGATGCAAATCCAAAAAAGCGGCAAAAATTAGAAAGCACCTCAGAGAAACGTGCTGAACAG GttgaaaaagtaattaatttgaCTGCGGGGCTCAGTGACGCAGACACAGAGGAAAATGCGAATGGTTTGGTTCTTGAAATTGGTGGAAATGAAACAGATGTTGCCGATTCAGAGTTAGACAGCAGAAGTAGCTCTATAAATATTAACTCGAAAGGCACACCATCGAAAAGGGGTACTCATACCCAAGTTAATAATGATATTGCCAATAAAAATGAAGAATCTAATTCGGTAAAATCTCAAACCACACCTCAACATTCAAAGGAACTGCGAAAAAGGGGCGGCGATAAACAAAATCAGCGTTCAGATGATTCTCCAGCAAAgagtaataaaaatgttatttcgaGTTCCAAAACTAAAGTGGAACCGGCTAAAGCTGAAGGGGGACAATGTCGGAATATAAAAACATTGCCGACAGAAGAAACTAAACCAAAAGAAGGTGTCAATCAAAAGTCTATGGATACACCTATAATTATAAAGGATTCTTTAGGCTCCGAAAGTTCTTCATCTTCCAGTAATGAATCCAAACCGCACGGTGAGAAAAGTGGTCCTAAAATGATTGTTACTCCAAAAATCAGCAGGGAAGATGCAAATACGACATCAAAGAAAAATCTCACACCGAAGCAGATAAAATTAATGGAACAACGACGTAAGGCACGTGAAGAGAAGGAATCTCGGTTGcaagaagaaaaaatgcaaaagcaacGGGAGAAAGAAGCGAAAGAATTGGCAAAGAAGCGAGAGCGAGAGGAGCGCGACGAGCAACGTCGTAAAGAACGAGAGGAGAAAGATGAGCAAAAGCGTAAGGAACGCGAAGAAAAGGAACGGAAGCGGCTGGCAGAGCTTGAAgtgaaaaacgaagaaaaacggAAACGTAATGAAGCAAAAGAGGAAGAGTTGCGTAAAAAGGAAGAGGAGCGAAAACGGAAAGAAGGTGCAGATTTGAAAGCTAAGAAAGAAGCTGAAGCTTTTCAAAAGTTCTTCAAAGCAAAACGCACATTAAATGCAGATGGTGATGCGAGTCAGCTGCAGGCACATCAAGACGAAGGTTATGATCCGGAAACCCTCGCTTTTCGTCCATTTGAGGTGAAAGGTGACATGAAATTAGCGCCTTTATGTCGCAAACAGTTATCTCCAGAGTGTAGGCAACAACTCGACACATGTGTAGGCGCGCGCACGGATTCCATGCCACAAAGTCAGGATTTGTATCTGGTGGAGCTGAGAAATGGTAAAATAACACCTGGCAAATGGAGACGTATATCAGTAGACACAAAAGCATCCGAAGATGATATCCAAATCATAG ATGATGATCTAGATCGGGCTGGCCTGGCAATTGTTGAAGAGACACATGCACCAATTGAACACTTCCGAGCCAAGTTTTACAAATTCCATGAGAATCGTAGACCACCATATTACGGTACATGGAGGAAACGAACGAGCGTTATCAAATCCAGGCGTCCCTTTGCGCAAGATACG AAGTGGTTTGACTACGAAGTTGATTCTGATCTCGAGTGGGAAGAGGAAGAGCCTGGCGAGTCGTTGGACGGCAGTGAtgacgaaaaagaaaaagagtCAGAGGATGACGACTACGAGGTCGACAACGAATGGTTTGTGCCACATGGCCATCTGAGTGAAGAAGAACTTCAAAATGAAGACGAAATTCTCGATGCAAATACACGCGAAGCTCAAAAGGCAAAATTGCAAGTTTTGCAGCAAGAGTTTGCACaggaaatgaaaaagaaaaccgAAAAAATTAAGCCGCGTCTTATCGGCTGCATTTGGGCAGATGAAAATGGCAATCAGCCCGCATTGTGCCCGAAAATTATCTGGGATACCTTAAACAGCCGTGCAATGTTATGTGAAGTTCCACCTCTATTAGAAGATCCCGAAGTCCCAGAGAAGAGTGAAATCGGCTCACCAACTTCTAACCGAAATGAGAAAACAGTGGAAAAGGTGAAGCCCATAAAAATAACCGAAATAATGTTGAAGGATTTGGTACGCCTAGTACATGGCAATCACCATTCCAAAAACTTcttaataaaagagtttatAGCTTACTTGGAAGCTAACGAGGAATCTATAAAGAATGGCGAAGTTCGTGGACCGGTGAAATCGTTAGTAAGAGAAAAAATCGACGATTTCGCAGAATGGACAATTACAGAGTCAGATAATTTGTTACAaaatagtaagaaaaaaaataaaaaacgtttgTGCTGGATCGTATCTGCTGATGTATTAAAGAAAATGGATCTGGAAAATCTGGGATTGCGCAACACTTGGAAATATACGTTGCAACCAAGATCAGCAAACGAGGAAACCACAAAGGTTGAGGTTGAAGTTGAAACACAAAAAGAAACTGTCACAGAGGCGACAAAAACAGTGGCTAATGACGAGGAAAAGGAAAGCAAACTCGAAGGAAAGCCGAAAGCGAAAACAGCTAAAAATAAACAAGCCGGTCATCATCACAAAGGTAGAAAGGACAAAAGTAATTTTGAATTGACGAAGTTCGCAAAGTTGTTGCCAGCGAAGAAATCTCCTAAAATTACATCGGCTTCAGAGACAAAGAAACAAGATTTAAAAGCCGCATCTGGTGAGAGCAAACCAGTGGCGAAATCAGCAACTCTAATGCCCACAGAACCGGCTGCTAAGGTTAAAAAGCGAGTGCCGCTACTGATGTCTGTGGCGCGTGGACAACATATATCGCAGCCCGTAAAGAATGCGCTCATTAGTGAATTCTTACAGAAAAGCTCCGCCGAAAACGGGGCGAGTTCTAGCAAAAAAGCAGATGTTCCTCCTACGACCATTTCAAAAGAAGTCAGCGAAGTTGTCGAAGTCGACTAG
- the LOC129237835 gene encoding uncharacterized protein LOC129237835: MRSIWFCFKLVEGCLGCLCMGIQIEGFLNVAVSQDLYVYITIFSVFTCISFFGCLNICMDHDPTLVSEMIWNGFACFGYTLTAILTMYHAEKDLYLIHLKGVEIIEEAAEHPFFGYSKFQAITGIVTGVVHLMHAVLAGDVVFVEADRRSGEKPRIILYLGGLWFHTHLMKFKWFRRFEGPNLSARTG, from the coding sequence ATGCGTAGCATCTGGTTTTGTTTCAAATTGGTTGAAGGTTGCCTGGGCTGCCTTTGTATGGGGATACAAATTGAAGGATTTCTAAATGTGGCCGTCTCTCAagatttatatgtatacatcaCTATATTTTCTGTGTTCACTTGCATTAGTTTTTTTGGctgtttaaatatttgcatGGATCACGATCCGACATTGGTCAGCGAAATGATTTGGAATGGTTTCGCATGCTTTGGTTACACGTTAACGGCCATACTTACCATGTATCATGCAGAAAAGGATctatatttaattcatttaaaggGTGTGGAAATAATCGAGGAAGCTGCGGaacatccattttttggttACTCAAAATTTCAGGCTATAACTGGCATCGTTACCGGAGTAGTCCATTTGATGCATGCGGTGCTCGCAGGTGATGTGGTCTTTGTAGAAGCCGACAGAAGATCTGGAGAGAAACCTCGGATTATTTTGTATCTGGGTGGCTTGTGGTTTCATACACACTTAATGAAGTTCAAATGGTTTCGCCGATTTGAGGGCCCAAACCTTTCAGCGAGAACTGGTTAA
- the LOC129237196 gene encoding mitosis initiation protein fs(1)Ya gives MKVPSEVICRVCEKVFCCAECRYKHEIKTHAIVVQKPKNQDQANTNLDPSMLEDRLKETETNQIILFCPICERKPMPLQRDMYAELLAHVEQYHLPLRCRKCSKVYNRLDELQNFSTCTYTPIPVCCYSGQGFYNNLDNCDSVTMQKDFAKVTISTQTSPQARQHGEFHDTPMSLINLRWKAKSKLTHEEFVSDSISSLKNISSINNSSGRRSLDAIAKPQGQLVRTTSTPVHAELLCTKHTERTFNASGGQVSSIYHSGAEASNHSPAMVAMTNVAAGSPSKQHLESINRYLKVGGSRSKISTATPLRQVMSKSIQKAFAEHGVLPLSRASDVDMPPLHQNMFDAQATDINSGSVGSPLDLRLSPAVRRIHSQQVYMSQLQASNASAERKSAKPPNLRHEVLRSSQKLTTTESIVITRTKHMHQTSSNRLSNGPICIAPKSLDEKSTTSSTSTSSDSSGVSTCSGSSMYKSCQSIEIITATTALSEIQQDYYAVTDKIDNAMEKNAPTIGTPITRIPGALINKKLIRFDSPCEEEEFENSDEIENCGQTDKENCAAVEKVNTPEKSTLSYASVQQHSNSADAGSRAKSKVTETPRSTHSSVSDVFFTPITSPIRKYKKLAMVESEHQSHELSKTASLRSISFRKSEKSEVSESSESSSDNERVESLHGETPKSKVTQKSATTLGRSWSFGALLGSVMRLNPKRKSTAKEKIETPPAENIRSDSLIKRCASIAGSLIRTQSLIDEAQLQNQKRKRSYTMDPRSVAVIQNSQNSSGTKRFRIQGRKPIERMRKDI, from the exons ATGAAAGTACCCAGCGAA GTTATTTGTAGGGTGTGCGAGAAAGTATTCTGCTGTGCCGAGTGCCGTTAcaaacatgaaataaaaacacatGCCATAGTTGTGCAAAAGCCTAAAAATCAAGATCAAGCGAATACCAACTTAGACCCTTCCATGTTAGAAGATCGACTAAAGGAAACCGAGACTAACCAAATAATTCTCTTCTGTCCAATTTGTGAACGAAAGCCAATGCCGCTACAACGGGATATGTATGCGGAGTTGTTGGCGCATGTTGAGCAATATCATCTGCCGCTGCGCTGCCGGAAATGCTCTAAG GTCTACAACCGCCTTGACGAGTTGCAAAATTTCTCTACATGCACGTATACCCCCATTCCGGTATGCTGTTATTCTGGCCAAGGTTTTTATAATAACCTCGACAACTGTGACTCGGTGACCATGCAGAAAGATTTCGCCAAAGTAACAATTTCTACGCAAACGTCTCCGCAGGCCCGCCAACATGGCGAGTTCCACGACACACCAATGTCACTAATTAATTTGCGTTGGAAGGCTAAGAGTAAGCTGACTCATGAGGAATTTGTCAGTGATAGTATTTCctcgttgaaaaatatttcatcgaTCAATAATAGTTCGGGACGTCGCAGTTTGGATGCCATTGCCAAACCTCAGGGGCAACTAGTGCGCACTACCTCGACGCCAGTGCATGCAGAGCTGCTTTGCACCAAGCACACCGAGCGCACTTTCAATGCTTCCGGAGGCCAAGTATCCAGTATTTATCACAGTGGTGCTGAAGCGAGTAATCACAGTCCGGCAATGGTTGCAATGACGAATGTTGCTGCCGGATCGCCATCGAAACAGCATTTGGAAAGCATTAATCGTTACCTAAAAGTGGGCGGTTCTCGCAGTAAGATAAGTACGGCGACTCCCTTGAGACAAGTAATGTCAAAGAGCATACAGAAGGCATTCGCTGAGCATGGGGTGCTGCCTTTGTCACGAGCTAGCGACGTGGATATGCCGCCATTACATCAAAACATGTTTGACGCACAAGCAACTGACATTAACAGCGGCTCAGTTGGTTCACCACTGGATTTAAGACTATCGCCTGCGGTTCGACGCATCCACAGCCAACAAGTTTATATGAGTCAGCTTCAAGCGAGCAATGCTTCTGCGGAACGAAAATCAGCCAAGCCACCGAATCTACGCCATGAAGTATTACGCTCATCACAGAAACTCACTACTACCGAGTCAATTGTGATTACGCGCACCAAACACATGCACCAAACTTCTTCGAATCGTCTAAGTAATGGGCCTATCTGCATTGCGCCCAAAAGTCTCGACGAGAAATCGACGACATCTTCAACGTCGACCAGTAGCGATAGCAGTGGTGTTTCAACTTGCAGCGGTAGCTCTATGTATAAAAGCTGCCAGAGTATTGAAATCATTACGGCTACTACAGCACTTAGTGAAATCCAACAGGACTATTATGCTGTCACTGATAAAATTGACAATGCAATGGAAAAAAACGCCCCCACAATTGGGACACCCATAACGCGTATTCCAGGGGCACTCATAAATAAGAAGCTCATACGATTTGATTCCCCCTGCGAAGAGGAGGAGTTCGAAAACTctgatgaaattgaaaattgtggaCAAACGGACAAAGAAAATTGTGCCGCTGTTGAAAAAGTAAATACGCCGGAGAAATCCACATTGTCGTACGCGTCAGTACAGCAACATAGTAACTCCGCTGATGCAGGTTCAAGGGCTAAAAGCAAAGTCACCGAAACTCCGCGCAGTACCCACTCTTCAGTGTCAGATGTATTCTTTACTCCGATCACTTCGCCTATACGCAAGTATAAAAAACTCGCGATGGTAGAAAGTGAACACCAATCACACGAACTTAGTAAAACTGCATCACTTCGTTCCATCTCGTTTCGAAAAAGCGAAAAATCTGAAGTATCTGAGAGCTCGGAAAGCAGTTCTGATAACGAAAGAGTCGAGAGCTTACATGGCGAAACTCCTAAATCTAAGGTTACCCAAAAAAGTGCTACCACTCTGGGACGATCTTGGTCATTTGGTGCTTTACTAGGGTCCGTAATGCGATTGAATCCAAAGCGTAAAAGCACTGCGAAAGAGAAAATTGAGACACCACCAGCCGAAAATATTCGTTCCGATTCGCTAATTAAACGTTGCGCTTCCATAGCTG